The window TTGTCACCTACTTTCAAGTCAGCAGAAAGAGCATCCCAAGGATGAGCTTCTAATTGCTTCATACCTAATTGGATTCTTGTTTTCTCATCATCAAAATCAAGGATTACAACTTTTACAGTCTGTCCGTCCTCCAGGATTTCAGATGGGTGGTTCACTCTAGACCAAGAAAGGTCTGTAATGTGGATCAATCCATCAACACCTCCTAAGTCAATGAATACACCGTAAGAAGTAATATTCTTAACAGTACCTTCAAGAACCTGACCTTTTTCAAGCTGAGCGATGATTTCTTTTTTCTGACCTTCGATATCTGCTTCGATCAATGCTTTGTGAGATACAACTACGTTTTTGAACTCAGGGTTGATTTTCACAACTTTGAACTCCATAGTTTTTCCTACGAACTGATCGTAATCTTTAATTGGCTTAACGTCAATTTGAGAACCAGGTAAGAATGCTTCGATTCCGTGAACGTCAACGATCATACCACCTTTAGTTCTTGATTTAACAAAACCGTTAACGATTTCTCCAGTTTCGTGAAGTTCGTTTACTTTATCCCAAGCTTTAAGTGTTCTAGCTTTTCTGTGAGATAATTGTAACTGACCAGTTTTGTCTTCTCTCTTGTCAACCATTACTTCTACCTCATCACCTACTTTTAGGCCTTGGTTGTAACGGAATTCGTTAAGAGAAATAACACCTTCAGATTTGAAGTTGATGTCTACGATAGCTTCTTTGTCAGTTAATCTTACAACTCTACCAACTAAAACGTCATTATCGTTTAGGCTGTTAAGAGATCCGTTATAGATTTCTTCTAAATCGCTTTTTTCTTTTCTCGCATCTGCATCAAGACCTGATTCGAAAGAATCCCAATCAAATTGTTCTGGTGCTACGTTTTGGTTTAATAAAACCTCTGCTGAATTTGTCTCTTTTGACATTTTCTAATAAAAATTTGTATTCCTTCTTTTTTAACGGTTTGAATAAATGCGGATTAAAAAATACGGAAGTAATTAATTTTAAGTAATTTACCCATCAAACCTTTTCGCCACAAAAGTGGGTGCAAAGATAGGAATTTTATTTAAGATAAACAATAGATTTACCTTTGTAAATATTATCGCTAAACAACTGAATGTCAACATTTATTATTAAAAGATTAAAGAATTTAAAAATTGAAAAATCAGACGGTTCAGAAAAACTTATTTTTTTTTTGATCATAAGAGCAGGAATACAAATATGAGATTTTTCATTTCGCTGCACTTCATTCAGAATGACAGTAACGAAGAGTTAAAGAAGAGCAACACTTTCCTATCCCTACCAAACTCTCCTACTCCCAAACACTCCAGCCCTCAGACTCTCCCACGAATCACCCGCTTAAATTCACTACCTTTGCACCATGGAACTACAATCAATCTACCAGAAACTGCAGATTCAGGATATGAATCAGATGCAGAAATCTACTTATAATGCGTCTGAAAACAACACAGACATTGTTTTACTCTCTCCTACAGGATCTGGAAAGACTCTTGCTTTTTTATTCCCGGTTCTTAGGAATCTGAAAAAAAATGTTCAGGGAGTTCAGGCATTGATATTGGTTCCGGCAAGAGAACTTGCTTTACAGATTGAGCAGGTTTTTAAAGCTATGGGAACAGATTTTAAAGTTTCTGTCTGTTATGGCGGACATGATAAAAAAATAGAGGTTAACAATTTAATTGAAGCTCCTGCGGTTTTAATAGGAACTCCAGGAAGAGTTGCTTACCATGTGAGAAATAATAATTTTGATCCGAAAACGATTAAAAGACTCATTTTAGATGAATTCGACAAAGCTCTGGAGCTTGGCTTTCATGAAGATATGGAGTTTATTGCAGGTTCATTAAAGGGTCTTTCACAAAGAATTTTAACTTCAGCTACTGCGATGGATGAAATTCCAACGTTTACAGGTTTAAAAAATGAAAAAACCATTGACTTTTTAAAGCTAAGTGAAGTAAAGCCAGATATCCAATTGCGAAAAGTAATGACAATTTCTGAGGAAAAACTTGACACTTTATTTAATTTAATCTGCAAAATAGGGAATAAAAGAACGCTTATTTTCTGTAATCACCGTGAGGCTGTAGACAGAATCTCTGAGCTCCTTAACCAAATGGGAATCGACAGGGAAACTTTCCATGGCGGTATGGAGCAGGACGAAAGAGAACGTGCATTGCTGAAATTCAGAAATGATTCTGCAAGAATTCTTATTACTACGGATCTTGCTGCCCGTGGACTTGATGTTCCGGAGGTAGAATCTATTGTACATTATCAGCTTCCTCCAAAAGAAGATGCTTTCATTCATAGAAACGGACGTACTGCAAGGATGAATGCCAAAGGTTTTGTATACCTCATCATGACAGAGGAAGAAAACTTCCCGTTCATTAAAAACAATACCCCTGAAGAAAGTGTTGCCGGGTTTACTAAAGTTCCGGAAAAAACACCTTTCCAGACTATTTATATCAGTGCAGGAAAAAAAGATAAGGTCAACAAAGTAGATGTTGTGGGCTATCTTATCAAAAAAGGAGAACTTCAGAAAGAAGATATCGGTTTGATTGAAGTAAAGGATACGACTTCCTATGTTGCTGTTTCCAGAAATAAAGTAAATACTGTTTTAAGAAAGCTTCAGAACGAAAAACTGAAAGGAAAGAAAGTAAAAATGGAGGTTGCTTATTAAAGCTATAATCCCATTTAGATTAACAATAATATGTCATTGCGAGGAGCATAGCAACAAAGCCACCTATACTTCTCTCAATGACATTTCTTTTTATTTATTTTATTCCCCTTACTCTGGTAGGAAAAGTATACACAGATTTTGAAGCAGTAATGAAGAGTATATCATTATTTTCTCCGCCAAAAGTTACATTGGAAGTCCACTTTTCAGGAATAGAAATATGATACATTTTCTTTCCAAAACGGTTAAAAATATGTACTCCATCTCCTGTTAAATAAAGATTCCCATGCTTATCCAGTTCCATTCCGTCTGAACCCATTTCACAAAACAGTTTTTTCTCAGATAGCTTTCCATCGCCCAATATATCATACACATAGGTTTTTCCGGCATCAATATCAGAAATATATAATTTCTTTAATTTTTCACTTCCTACAATTCCGTTAGGCTGAGTGAAAGTATCAAGTTTGATAACTTTTCCCGCTTTATCTCTGTAATAAAGACTTTTATGCTGAATTTCCTGTTTAAAGCCAACCCAGTAATCTCTTTCATACAATGGATCTGTAAAGTACATTCCTCCGGCCTCATCATTCCATACATCATTGGGACCATTCAATCTTTTTCCTTCAAAGCCTTTAAGCAGAATTTCCACTTTTTTGTCTTTGGAAATTTTCCAGATTTCTCCCTGATCATCTGAGCAGGTAATCAAATACCCATCTTTGTCAAAGTGTGTTCCGTTTGCCCTTCCCGTCTTGTCTAAAAACTCTATTATCTTGTTGCTTTTCCAGTCCCAATAATAGATTTTATCGTTGGGTTGATCGGTAAAGTAAACATTCCCCTCTTTATCTGCTGATGGTCCTTCTGTGAAACTGAACGTATCTGAAACCATTTCCGGCTTTACTCCTTCATAAAACATTTTACTATAATTTACTGATTGGCAGTTTACCAATGCGAAAACCAAACCAATCATGCTTATTTTCCAGATATTCTTCATACTTCATTTTTAAACCTGCAATTTACAATATGACCTAGAGGTTTCAAAATATTTTCTCGTTTTGATACAATAAAAAACACAAATATTAAATGTCCTAATT of the Chryseobacterium viscerum genome contains:
- the rpsA gene encoding 30S ribosomal protein S1, with amino-acid sequence MSKETNSAEVLLNQNVAPEQFDWDSFESGLDADARKEKSDLEEIYNGSLNSLNDNDVLVGRVVRLTDKEAIVDINFKSEGVISLNEFRYNQGLKVGDEVEVMVDKREDKTGQLQLSHRKARTLKAWDKVNELHETGEIVNGFVKSRTKGGMIVDVHGIEAFLPGSQIDVKPIKDYDQFVGKTMEFKVVKINPEFKNVVVSHKALIEADIEGQKKEIIAQLEKGQVLEGTVKNITSYGVFIDLGGVDGLIHITDLSWSRVNHPSEILEDGQTVKVVILDFDDEKTRIQLGMKQLEAHPWDALSADLKVGDKVKGKVVVLADYGAFVEIAPGVEGLIHVSEMSWSTHLRSAGDFVKVGDEVEAEVLTLDREERKISLGIKQLSKDPWENIEAKYPVGSQHVGTVRNFTNFGVFVELEEGIDGLIYISDLSWTKKIKHPSEFCAVGDKLDVVVLELDIQARRLSLGHKQLTENPWDKFETKYAEGTIHAGKAVEVHDKGASVQFEDAEVEAFCPSRLLEKEDGSKIKKGEDAQFKVIEFNKEFKRVVVSHTGIFRDEEKKNVKESSSRNVSSSSNNEERSTLGDIDALAELKRKMEEGK
- a CDS encoding DEAD/DEAH box helicase; this translates as MELQSIYQKLQIQDMNQMQKSTYNASENNTDIVLLSPTGSGKTLAFLFPVLRNLKKNVQGVQALILVPARELALQIEQVFKAMGTDFKVSVCYGGHDKKIEVNNLIEAPAVLIGTPGRVAYHVRNNNFDPKTIKRLILDEFDKALELGFHEDMEFIAGSLKGLSQRILTSATAMDEIPTFTGLKNEKTIDFLKLSEVKPDIQLRKVMTISEEKLDTLFNLICKIGNKRTLIFCNHREAVDRISELLNQMGIDRETFHGGMEQDERERALLKFRNDSARILITTDLAARGLDVPEVESIVHYQLPPKEDAFIHRNGRTARMNAKGFVYLIMTEEENFPFIKNNTPEESVAGFTKVPEKTPFQTIYISAGKKDKVNKVDVVGYLIKKGELQKEDIGLIEVKDTTSYVAVSRNKVNTVLRKLQNEKLKGKKVKMEVAY
- a CDS encoding SMP-30/gluconolactonase/LRE family protein, with the translated sequence MKNIWKISMIGLVFALVNCQSVNYSKMFYEGVKPEMVSDTFSFTEGPSADKEGNVYFTDQPNDKIYYWDWKSNKIIEFLDKTGRANGTHFDKDGYLITCSDDQGEIWKISKDKKVEILLKGFEGKRLNGPNDVWNDEAGGMYFTDPLYERDYWVGFKQEIQHKSLYYRDKAGKVIKLDTFTQPNGIVGSEKLKKLYISDIDAGKTYVYDILGDGKLSEKKLFCEMGSDGMELDKHGNLYLTGDGVHIFNRFGKKMYHISIPEKWTSNVTFGGENNDILFITASKSVYTFPTRVRGIK